The stretch of DNA AACGGTCCTGTCCGAGGGGCATGTGCTCGCGGACGCGGTGGTCTGCGTGACTCTTCCCAACGGCTCCTTCCAGTCCCGCGTGCTCACCGACAGCAATGGGCAGGCGCTTGTGCCGCTGGCGGGCATGGGTGCCGGAACACCCCGTCTGACCGTGAGCAAGGCCAACCATCTGGTCTATCAGAGCGATCTGAGCGTGGGCACCTCCGCGGCCTGGGCCGAGGTGTCCGATCCGGGCATCCCTGGCGATGGGCTTGCCACCCCCGGGGAATCCCTGAATCTGCTGCCCGTGCTGCAGAACACGGGCAATGCCACGACCCTCACCGGACTGAGTGCCGTCGTGAGCGTCGATGGGGCATACGGTACCCTGAGCGACAACACCATCAGCTGGCCCTCGGTGAATGCCGGCTCCAGCGCGGCCGCTTCCAGTGGTTGCGTGCTGCAACTGAATGCCGATCTGGCCGATGGCACCATTGTGCCGCTTCAGCTGACGATCAGCAGCGGCCAGGGCTCTTTCAGCGATGTGGTGGAAGTGCCCGTCAGTGCTCCCTTCCTGATGAATACGGGACTCAGCTTCCTTCCCGGTGGCAGTCAGATCGGCCCCGGCCAGAGTGCCAGCATGTCCGTGGATCTGGGCAACATGGGCAATCTGCCCGCCAGCGGCATGGCCTACACACTGAGCAGTGCCGACCCCTTCGTGAGTGTCACGCAGGCGACTGATACGGGCGGCAGCCTGCCCGTGGGCGGCACCCAGACCGTGCAGTTCGAGATCCAGGCCGACAATGGCGCCTTCGGGGGCTACCTGGCTCAGTTGAGTCTGGGCTGGACGGCCAACGGCGTGATCCAGGGCTCGATTCCCCTGACCGTGCCCGTGGGTGTGGCGACCGCCGAGTCACCGACCGGACCGGATTCCTACGGCTATCGGGTCTACGAGGACACCGATTCCAACACCGAGTCTCCGATCTTCAACTGGATTCCCCTGGCCCCCGAAGAGGGTGGCAGTGGGACCGCCCTGGCGATCAATGACTTCGGCGACGAGCAGGACGATGCGGTGCGCCTGACCCTGCCCTTCAGCTTCCGCTACTACGGAGTGGACCATACCTACCTGGCCGTGTGCTCCAATGGCTTCGCGGCCTTTGGCGAGAACGCCCACGTGGAGACCGACTACCGCAACCACTACCTGCCCACGGGTCTGGGGCCGGACAACATGCTGGCCGTGATGTGGGACGACATGCTGCTGGGCAGCGGTGCCACGGTCTACAGCCAGTACTTCCCCGCCGAGCACAAATATGTGGTGGAGTGGTACAACATGCGTTTCAACAACGACAACGGTGCCCGCAATACCTTCCAGCTGATTCTCTTCGATCCGGCCTTTCATCCCACGGCCACCGGTGATGGAGAATTCGTCTACCAGTACCTGGATTTCATCAATACCCAGAGCCACAGCTACGACTTCCCCTATTGCACCATCGGCATCAAGAACGGCAACAGCACCGATGGTCTGACCGTGTCCAATTTCAACCTGCATCCCGCCAGCATCGCGGGCATCAACGATGCCAAGGCGCTCAAGTTCACCACGGATCTGGGGTCCTACAGCGACGAGGATCTGGCGCCGCCGGTGATCATCCATGTGCCGCCCGCCGTGAGCTACAGCGGTCAACCGATTCCGATTTCCGCAAGCATCACCGACAATCACGGCGTGGCCAACGCGACCATCCACTGGGATGCGGGCAATGGTTTCAGTGGTGAGTCCATGGGCAACCTCTCGGGCGATACCTGGTCGGGATTCATTCCGGCACAGCTCAGCGGGTCGGTCATTCATTATTACCTGACCGCCACGGATGTGTCGGACAATGCCAACGTGGCCACCTCGCCCACCTGGACCCTGAATGTGTACGACATCATTTTCGAAGAGCCCTTCGAAGGCACGTCCAGTTTCAGCCATGAGGCCTTCGGTGGTGGTGGTGACGAGTGGCATCTCGAATCGGCCCGCAGCCATGCCGGCAGCAGCAGCATGAAGTTCGGCGGGGCAGGCACGGCCGATTACTCCGCATCCGGTGCCGGATGGTTGACCAGCTCGCCGATCGCGATTCCTGCCGGTGCCAGCAATCTGCAGCTCAGTTTCTGGTCCTGGATCGATGGCGAAACGTCGGGCCTCTACCCTGACAGCTGCTACGACGGCGGTGTGGTGGAGTTCAGTCTTGACGGTGGCCTCTGGCAGGATGCCGTGCTCACCCCCGCCTATACCCACGCCTTGCGCGAACGCAGCGTGGTGCCTCTGGACTTCCCGAGACTGATGATCAGTGGTTCAGCCGATTGGACACAGTATGCGCTGGATGTGCCGGATGGCGTGGGCCAGGTGCAGTTGCGCTTCGGTTTCGTGAGTGACACGGGAACCAACCGCGAAGGTTGGTACGTCGACGAGGTGCGCCTCAGCGGCCAGCTGCCTCCCACTCTGGACGGAGTCACCGATCTGCACATCGTGTACGGAGCGAATACGGCCGTGCTGTCCTGGAGTCCCGTACCCGATGCCATCGGTTACCGGATCTATTCCGGCACCGATCCCTGGGCCATCACTGGCCCCTTCGTCGCCCAGGTGGTGGATCCATTCTGGGTGGACGCTGTCGGCGGCACGCCACGCAAGTTCTATCTGGTGACCGCGATTCGCTGAGCGATCATCCATTGACATGCCAAGGGGCCGCTGTGTTCGCAGCGGCCCCTTGTTGTATCCGGCAGACTGGTTCCAATTGTTCTTGTGGCCGCAGCCTTGTCGGTTCCCTGCAGGCGTGCGGCTGTGCCCTGGCACCTGTCACACGGATGGTCACGGGATTCGGCGGCCAGCAGGAGTCAGGGCTCGGTCTGCCCAAGGAAAAGCCGGCATGCCCTGCAGGGCACACCGGCTTTCTCGTGTAGGTGGTATCCGGCTTACTTCAGCAGGAACAACTTGCTGGTGAGCGCACCCTGGGGTGTTTCCAGTCTCAGCAGGTAAACGCCCGTCGCCAGTGCGCCGGCGTTCCATTCCAGATCGTGCTCACCGGCCGCGAGCGGCTGGTCGTTCAGCAGACGCTCCACCAGGCGGCCCGACAGATTGTAGACGGAGAGCCGCGTGCGGGCGCTTTCGCTCAGCCGGAAGTGGATGCGTGTTCCCGGGTTGAAGGGATTGGGGGCGGCGGACAGCTCCATTGCCACCGGTCGTGCCGGCGGAATCTGGATGCCCGTTTCCTCGATCACACCTTGCAGAACCAGGTCGTCGATGTACCAGCCTTCGCGTGCTCCACCGTTGTCACTGCCGAAGCGGAAGCCGAACTGCACGGTCTGGCCATTCCAGTCGCTCAGATCGATTTCGCAGGGCTGCCAGCCGAACAGACCGGAGAAACAAGGTGTTCCGCCCTGGAAATTGTGCGAGGCTGGTGCGCCGCCTCCAGACTGGGCGCGGAACCAGGCATTGTATCCACCCGAGAGTGGCGCAAGCTGGGTCCAGTCTACACCGTTGGTACTGATTTCAACGATGCCACCATCGTAGGCACTGTCCGGGAAGGCGGAAGAGGTTTCCGCATCCATCCGGTGCACGAAGCTCAGGCGGCTCCAGTCCTCAAGCTCAACCGGTGGTGTCACCAGACGGCTGTCGGCATGGTTGGCATAGGTTCCCGTGGATGTGGAACCCGCTTTCCAGGCATGCGAGCCGCTCTGGGAATCCTCGCTGCTCAGATGCCAGGAGTCGGCCCAGCCCGTACTGGGGGCGTGGGTCCACTCGCCTTCGACCTCACATGAGTCATTGAGATACTCAGTACGGGACCCCACCGAGAGCGAGAATGGGAAGGACACCGTGTTGCCATCAGCCGTGATGTTGATCTGGAACTCAAGATCCATCGCGGCGGGGGCCGCTGCATCCAGGTTGATCGCGAAGGGAGTCAGGGACGTGCCGACCGCTTCCTGGTCCAGTGGGGGGAATGAGGAATCGGCAACCGTGATGTCCACGAAGGGGCTGGTTGAACTCAGAGTGGCACTGATGCTGTTGAGGGCCGCCGGTCCGTGATTCACCAGAGTGACGTCCAGCGTGGCGCTTTCGCCCGGGTTGAGCAGGCCGTCGCCCCCGCTGTCACTCAGGAGCTCGTGGGAGTCGTAGTAGATGCCTGCCGGGTTCATGAAGGCTTCAACGGTCGAGTGCATCTGGGTTCCGAAAGCATCGGACCAGCCCACCCAGTTGCCTTGCACCACACCGGTGGGATCGAGGATGATCGAATGGGGAATATACCCTTCGCCCCAGCTGCCGAAGAGGCTGCCGCAATTGGTCAGAATCGAAAATTCGGGTCCATACTGGCCCCAGTGGTCGATCAGGGCCTGGGCGGGTTCATTGTCTGTGTCAATGTGAAGCAGGACGAATGAGTTGGGGTCGTAGAAGGCGTGAAAATCGTTTTGAAGATGCGGAAACTCCGTATTGCAGGAGGGTCACCACGTGGCGCCGAAGTTGATCAGCACGACCTTGCCCCGCTGTTCGTAGAGGGTGGTCGCGTTGCCGTCCGTATCGACGCAGTTGAAATCCGGGGGCGTGGTGCCCACAGCGTGTGTCGCCCAGACGGGGGCTCCCACTGCCATGGTCGCCAGTGCGACCGTGATCCATCGGTTCATGGGCAGTCTCCAGAATTGTGGGATGTCATGCGGTTTGCTTGATGAAAAAGTGACAGGATGCCGCGGTCGCGGACCCGCATGAAAGAAGA from Candidatus Delongbacteria bacterium encodes:
- a CDS encoding T9SS type A sorting domain-containing protein, with the translated sequence MHSTVEAFMNPAGIYYDSHELLSDSGGDGLLNPGESATLDVTLVNHGPAALNSISATLSSTSPFVDITVADSSFPPLDQEAVGTSLTPFAINLDAAAPAAMDLEFQINITADGNTVSFPFSLSVGSRTEYLNDSCEVEGEWTHAPSTGWADSWHLSSEDSQSGSHAWKAGSTSTGTYANHADSRLVTPPVELEDWSRLSFVHRMDAETSSAFPDSAYDGGIVEISTNGVDWTQLAPLSGGYNAWFRAQSGGGAPASHNFQGGTPCFSGLFGWQPCEIDLSDWNGQTVQFGFRFGSDNGGAREGWYIDDLVLQGVIEETGIQIPPARPVAMELSAAPNPFNPGTRIHFRLSESARTRLSVYNLSGRLVERLLNDQPLAAGEHDLEWNAGALATGVYLLRLETPQGALTSKLFLLK